A stretch of Carnobacteriaceae bacterium zg-C25 DNA encodes these proteins:
- a CDS encoding DUF4422 domain-containing protein, giving the protein MDKTIKVLIATHKIYEMPDRHEVYLPIHVGAQGKEPIGYQGDNTLDNISHLNPYYCELTGLYWAWKNLECDYLGLAHYRRHFTNQTVKFRDGIDVNDVVLTQNQMQQALMQADVIVPKKRYYYIETLYSHYAHTFDRMHLDVTRDIIAEFTPEYLGAFDATMKQRSAYMFNMYIMTKEKSDAYCQWLFTIVDELFKRIDRTHMTDFQARYVGRISELLFNVWLNHHQYAVIEKPFLMFGKANWLLKGWSFLKSKFFGVPYTKSF; this is encoded by the coding sequence ATGGATAAAACGATTAAAGTGTTAATTGCAACACATAAAATTTATGAAATGCCTGATCGACATGAGGTTTATTTACCAATACACGTCGGTGCACAAGGTAAAGAACCAATCGGTTATCAAGGGGATAATACGCTTGACAATATTTCTCATTTAAATCCATATTATTGTGAATTGACGGGTCTGTATTGGGCGTGGAAAAACTTAGAGTGTGACTATTTAGGTTTAGCACACTACCGACGCCATTTTACCAATCAAACTGTTAAGTTTCGCGATGGGATTGATGTGAATGATGTTGTTTTAACACAAAATCAAATGCAACAAGCACTCATGCAAGCCGATGTTATCGTTCCTAAAAAACGGTATTACTATATTGAAACGTTGTATTCACATTATGCACACACATTTGATCGTATGCATTTAGATGTCACTCGTGATATTATCGCAGAATTTACGCCAGAGTATTTGGGTGCATTTGATGCTACCATGAAACAACGTTCAGCGTACATGTTCAATATGTATATTATGACGAAAGAAAAGTCGGATGCGTATTGCCAATGGCTATTTACCATCGTTGATGAATTGTTTAAACGTATCGATCGTACGCATATGACTGACTTTCAAGCGCGTTATGTTGGTCGTATCAGCGAATTGTTATTTAATGTGTGGTTGAATCATCATCAGTATGCCGTCATTGAAAAGCCGTTTTTGATGTTTGGCAAAGCAAACTGGCTATTAAAAGGTTGGTCGTTTTTAAAATCTAAATTTTTTGGTGTACCCTATACAAAGAGCTTCTAA
- the glf gene encoding UDP-galactopyranose mutase, whose protein sequence is MYDYLVVGAGLFGAVFAHEAALKGKKVKVIEKRDHVSGNIYTKEVEGIQVHQYGAHIFHTSDKKLWDYVNQFAEFNRYTNSPVANYKGEIYNLPFNMNTFNKLWGVVTPEQAKAKIDEQRAYLNGKRPENLEEQAISLVGRDIYEKLIKDYTEKQWGKKTTELPSFIIRRLPVRYTYDNNYFNDTYQGIPIGGYTQIVEKMLDHDNIDVELNVDFFANKEMYLKEFPKIIFTGMIDEFFDYQLGELEYRSLRFETEILDVENYQGNAVVNYTDAQTPYTRIIEHKHFEFGQQEKTVITREYSKTWQKGDEPYYPVNNAENNLLYKQYQELAQNMPNVVFGGRLGHYRYYDMHQVIDAALKCVDMELLQD, encoded by the coding sequence ATGTACGATTATTTAGTAGTTGGTGCTGGTTTGTTTGGTGCAGTCTTTGCACATGAAGCAGCCCTAAAAGGAAAAAAAGTTAAAGTCATTGAAAAACGTGATCACGTATCGGGTAATATTTACACTAAAGAAGTGGAAGGTATTCAAGTTCATCAATACGGTGCGCATATTTTCCATACAAGTGATAAAAAGTTGTGGGACTATGTCAACCAATTTGCTGAATTCAATCGTTATACGAATAGCCCTGTCGCAAATTATAAAGGTGAAATTTATAATTTACCGTTTAATATGAATACGTTCAATAAATTGTGGGGAGTTGTCACGCCTGAACAAGCAAAAGCAAAGATCGACGAGCAACGTGCCTATTTAAATGGCAAACGCCCTGAAAATTTAGAAGAACAAGCTATTTCACTAGTTGGTCGTGATATTTACGAAAAGTTAATTAAAGACTATACAGAAAAACAATGGGGCAAGAAAACGACCGAATTACCGTCGTTTATTATCCGTCGTTTACCTGTTCGATACACATACGATAACAACTATTTTAACGATACGTATCAAGGTATTCCAATTGGTGGGTATACACAAATTGTTGAAAAAATGCTAGACCATGATAATATTGACGTTGAATTAAATGTTGATTTTTTTGCCAATAAAGAAATGTATTTAAAAGAATTTCCAAAAATCATTTTTACAGGAATGATTGATGAATTTTTTGATTATCAATTGGGTGAATTAGAATACCGCAGTTTACGATTTGAAACAGAAATTTTAGATGTTGAAAATTATCAAGGTAATGCGGTCGTGAATTACACCGATGCTCAAACGCCATATACGCGTATTATTGAACATAAACATTTTGAATTTGGACAACAAGAAAAAACCGTCATTACACGTGAATATTCAAAAACGTGGCAAAAAGGTGATGAACCTTATTATCCAGTAAATAATGCAGAAAACAACTTATTGTACAAACAATATCAAGAATTGGCACAAAATATGCCAAACGTTGTTTTTGGCGGACGATTAGGTCATTATCGTTATTATGACATGCATCAAGTCATTGATGCCGCATTAAAATGTGTTGATATGGAGTTGTTACAAGACTAG
- a CDS encoding glucose-6-phosphate isomerase — protein sequence MSITFDYQKALKFFGQHEIDYLQSAVTAAHNGLRNGTGVGNDFTGWVNLPTDYDKAEFDRIKAAAKKIQEESEVLVVIGIGGSYLGAKAAIDFLNHSFYNMDPNRKTPQVFFAGNSISSTYLQDLIEVIGDRDFSVNVISKSGTTTEPAIAFRVFKDLLVKKYGEKGAISRIYATTDSARGALKNEADAQGYETFVIPDSVGGRFTVLTPVGLLPIAVTGADIDGLMAGAKQAQDDYSTDDLTKNEAYQYAAIRNLLYRKGKVTELLINYEPSLQYFSEWWKQLFGESEGKDLKGIYPSSANFSTDLHSLGQYIQEGQRNLFETVIKVDKPRKSILIPSAEEDLDGLGYLQGKDVDFVNTKAYQGTLLAHTDGDVPNLLVTIPDTSAYTLGYLFYFFEIAVGISGYLNGVNPFDQPGVEAYKKNMFALLGKPGFEDLKAELEAKL from the coding sequence ATGAGTATTACATTTGATTATCAAAAAGCATTGAAATTTTTTGGACAACACGAAATTGATTATTTGCAATCAGCGGTAACAGCTGCACATAACGGCTTACGTAACGGCACAGGTGTTGGTAACGATTTTACAGGTTGGGTAAATTTACCAACAGATTATGACAAAGCAGAATTCGACCGTATTAAAGCAGCGGCTAAAAAAATTCAAGAAGAATCAGAAGTGTTAGTTGTTATCGGTATCGGTGGATCTTATTTAGGTGCAAAAGCAGCCATTGATTTTTTAAATCATAGTTTTTACAATATGGATCCAAACCGTAAAACACCGCAAGTATTTTTTGCCGGAAATAGCATTAGTTCAACTTACTTACAAGACTTAATTGAAGTGATTGGTGATCGTGATTTCTCAGTAAATGTGATTTCAAAATCAGGTACAACTACTGAACCAGCGATTGCTTTCCGTGTCTTTAAAGATTTACTAGTGAAAAAATATGGCGAAAAAGGTGCCATTTCTCGTATTTACGCAACAACAGATAGTGCAAGAGGTGCGCTAAAAAATGAAGCAGATGCACAAGGTTATGAAACATTTGTCATTCCAGATAGCGTTGGTGGACGCTTTACAGTGTTGACACCTGTAGGGCTATTACCAATTGCTGTAACAGGTGCAGATATTGATGGTTTAATGGCAGGTGCCAAACAAGCACAAGATGACTATTCAACAGACGATTTAACAAAAAATGAAGCGTATCAATATGCCGCTATCCGTAATTTACTATACCGTAAAGGGAAAGTAACGGAATTATTAATTAATTATGAGCCAAGTTTACAATACTTCTCAGAATGGTGGAAACAATTGTTTGGTGAGTCTGAAGGTAAAGACTTAAAAGGTATTTACCCATCAAGTGCTAACTTCTCAACTGATTTACACTCATTAGGTCAATATATTCAAGAAGGCCAACGTAACTTATTTGAAACGGTTATTAAAGTGGATAAACCACGTAAAAGTATTTTAATTCCTTCTGCCGAAGAAGATTTAGATGGGTTAGGGTATTTGCAAGGAAAAGACGTTGACTTTGTCAATACAAAAGCATACCAAGGAACGCTTTTAGCGCATACAGATGGTGATGTACCAAACTTATTAGTTACAATTCCGGATACATCAGCGTATACGTTAGGTTACTTATTCTATTTCTTTGAAATTGCTGTTGGTATTTCAGGTTACTTGAATGGTGTGAATCCATTTGACCAACCGGGCGTTGAAGCTTATAAAAAGAACATGTTTGCGTTGTTAGGTAAACCTGGTTTTGAAGATTTAAAAGCTGAATTAGAAGCAAAATTATAA
- a CDS encoding S1 RNA-binding domain-containing protein, protein MYKIGDIIEGSVTGIQTYGIFVQLENEQQGLIHISECTHGYIPNVYDFLKIGQTVRAMVIDVDEYTQKISLSLRALEKIPLAKQPVRKKRRRAVYMNQIGFETLKNMLPTWIEEAQQLLSKDK, encoded by the coding sequence ATGTACAAAATTGGAGACATTATAGAAGGTAGCGTCACCGGTATTCAAACGTATGGTATTTTTGTACAATTAGAAAATGAACAACAAGGTTTGATTCATATTTCAGAATGTACACACGGCTATATTCCGAATGTGTATGACTTTTTAAAAATTGGGCAAACCGTTAGGGCAATGGTCATTGACGTTGATGAATATACACAAAAAATAAGTTTATCATTACGCGCACTAGAAAAAATACCGTTAGCGAAACAACCGGTACGCAAAAAAAGACGACGCGCGGTATACATGAATCAAATTGGATTTGAGACGTTGAAAAATATGTTGCCAACGTGGATTGAAGAAGCACAACAATTACTTTCAAAAGATAAATAA
- a CDS encoding PAS domain-containing protein: MNKKINEPLNDPKDYHFWGSLQFKLSVYYGIVMIVLFYTALVILSYLVRKESNLSTQSLELVDFILSQVAIYGSIAIIIASVIFIVYIRRQVGRPISKIKERADKLADGVYDTPDSLYFFNNELNILSDTITELGFKIKDVSASTQAQRQRLDSVLTHMSDGVIATDRRGNIILANDAALLLLNKHREDLLQQSIMDAFEIREKYNFRQLLETDDELILNSFSDGLKTIIRVEFSVIKRQSGFISGIVCVLSDITEQEKIEQERREFVSNVSHELRTPLTSMRSYTEALIDGAWQDEDLAPNFLSVIQSETDRMIRMVTDLLNLSKLEDGNIQFDTELVDLTELVQRICDRYDILLQSVQYKDKGYTLERVIARQSVWIEADEDKLIQVIDNILNNAIKYSPDGGNIKTQIVETETHVVFSVSDQGLGIPLKALSNVFKRFYRVDKARSREQGGTGLGLAIAKEVVELHKGKIWVTSRENQGSTFFVSLPKVDLADEWEKEESDNA; this comes from the coding sequence ATGAACAAGAAAATTAATGAACCATTAAATGACCCAAAAGACTATCATTTTTGGGGGAGTTTACAATTTAAGCTATCCGTCTATTATGGCATTGTCATGATTGTATTGTTTTATACGGCGTTAGTTATCTTGAGCTATTTAGTTCGCAAAGAGTCGAATTTATCGACGCAATCGCTTGAGTTAGTCGATTTTATTCTTTCTCAAGTCGCCATCTATGGTAGCATAGCCATTATTATTGCGTCTGTTATCTTTATTGTTTACATTCGCCGTCAAGTCGGAAGACCGATTTCAAAAATTAAAGAGCGAGCGGATAAACTTGCCGACGGTGTTTATGACACACCCGATTCATTATATTTTTTCAACAATGAATTGAACATTTTATCCGATACGATAACAGAATTAGGATTCAAAATTAAAGACGTTAGCGCCTCAACACAAGCACAACGGCAACGTTTGGATAGTGTGTTGACGCATATGAGTGACGGCGTGATTGCCACAGATCGCCGTGGGAACATTATTTTAGCCAACGATGCCGCGTTACTTTTGCTGAATAAGCATCGTGAAGATTTGTTGCAACAGTCTATTATGGACGCGTTTGAAATCCGTGAAAAATATAATTTCCGCCAGTTGCTTGAAACAGATGATGAATTGATTTTAAATAGTTTCAGTGACGGTTTGAAAACGATTATTCGAGTTGAATTTTCAGTCATTAAGCGTCAATCGGGTTTTATTAGTGGTATTGTGTGCGTCTTAAGCGACATTACCGAACAAGAAAAAATTGAACAAGAACGTCGGGAGTTTGTCTCCAACGTTTCACATGAATTGCGTACCCCATTGACCAGCATGCGTTCGTATACAGAAGCGCTCATTGATGGAGCGTGGCAAGATGAAGATTTGGCGCCTAATTTTTTATCCGTCATTCAATCAGAAACCGATCGAATGATTCGTATGGTAACCGATTTATTAAACTTGTCTAAACTAGAAGACGGCAATATTCAATTTGATACGGAATTGGTCGATTTAACGGAATTGGTACAACGCATATGTGACCGTTACGACATTTTGTTGCAGTCCGTACAGTACAAAGATAAAGGTTATACACTTGAACGTGTGATTGCGCGTCAATCCGTTTGGATTGAGGCAGACGAAGATAAATTAATTCAAGTGATTGACAACATTTTAAATAATGCCATTAAATATTCGCCTGATGGTGGGAACATTAAAACACAAATCGTTGAAACAGAAACACACGTTGTCTTTAGTGTGAGTGATCAAGGACTAGGTATTCCTTTAAAAGCTTTGTCTAATGTATTTAAACGATTTTATCGTGTGGATAAAGCACGTTCACGCGAACAAGGTGGTACCGGATTAGGACTAGCCATTGCAAAAGAAGTTGTTGAATTGCATAAAGGAAAAATTTGGGTAACTAGTCGTGAAAATCAAGGCTCCACATTTTTTGTGTCGCTACCAAAAGTTGATTTGGCAGATGAATGGGAAAAAGAAGAAAGTGATAATGCGTAA
- a CDS encoding LCP family protein — translation MDDLQLRSRRYHRGTSNNKKWLSRFNWLLFIVQMVLIAYVLFIAISNRLLLFNKTTYILLAIIGVTVLIQLILLVLKKLKIVVLILLLVSNSVLGFAVVKSTEVINLFNTFSRTQNISEVAMSVVVLKDSPITSLDQLKGKVVQAPLSMDKDNITALTNDIQTKTKQTLTLTEVESYYTAYLNLLAGKTDAIVLNNAFESVIKSQFPDLNDKIRRVYEFKKQEVVQLPRRATTNQKTDVFNVYLSGIDTYGAITEESRSDVNIIMTVNTKTKQILLSTTPRDAFVPIADGGRNQRDKLTHAGVYGVDTSMHTLENLYGIHMDYFVRINFTTFMQMVDIVGGVTVDNAYAFQSTTVPDVYIPAGKQTLNAYNALAYVRERYNLDDGDVGRAAHQQEVITALFKKLLSPVLLTNSGQIINQLANSAQTNMKLETISTILNNYLESGSDPGYTIHSQALNVEGEIRTDSYAMPGYELWMGIVDEDSLETVKENIKRVEQGKEPIIQQQNLDTKQGE, via the coding sequence ATGGATGATTTACAATTAAGATCTCGTCGGTACCACCGTGGGACGTCAAACAATAAAAAATGGTTAAGTCGATTCAATTGGTTACTATTCATCGTCCAAATGGTGTTGATTGCGTATGTATTATTTATAGCCATTTCTAATCGATTGTTACTATTTAATAAAACAACGTATATTTTATTAGCCATTATCGGTGTAACTGTGTTGATTCAATTGATACTGTTAGTGCTGAAAAAGTTAAAAATTGTTGTGCTCATATTATTGCTAGTATCAAATAGTGTGTTAGGATTTGCCGTTGTAAAATCGACAGAAGTCATTAATTTATTTAACACATTCTCTCGCACGCAAAATATTTCTGAAGTGGCGATGAGTGTAGTGGTTTTAAAAGATTCTCCAATCACATCATTAGATCAACTAAAAGGAAAAGTTGTTCAAGCGCCATTATCAATGGATAAAGACAATATTACAGCGCTAACCAATGATATTCAAACAAAGACAAAACAAACGTTAACATTAACTGAAGTAGAGTCTTATTATACGGCGTATTTAAACTTATTAGCCGGTAAAACAGATGCGATTGTATTGAATAATGCATTTGAGTCTGTCATTAAATCGCAATTTCCCGATTTAAATGATAAAATTAGACGTGTTTATGAGTTTAAAAAACAAGAAGTGGTGCAATTGCCAAGACGCGCCACAACTAATCAAAAAACAGATGTATTTAACGTTTATTTAAGTGGTATCGATACATACGGTGCAATTACGGAAGAATCCCGTTCTGACGTCAATATCATTATGACCGTTAATACAAAAACAAAGCAAATATTATTAAGTACAACACCGCGTGATGCTTTTGTACCAATTGCAGATGGCGGAAGAAATCAACGTGACAAGTTGACGCATGCTGGTGTGTATGGTGTGGATACCTCAATGCACACACTAGAAAATCTATATGGCATTCATATGGATTATTTCGTACGAATCAACTTTACAACGTTTATGCAAATGGTTGATATTGTTGGTGGTGTGACCGTGGATAATGCATACGCCTTCCAAAGCACAACCGTTCCCGACGTGTATATTCCTGCAGGCAAGCAGACGTTAAACGCGTATAACGCTTTAGCCTACGTTCGTGAACGTTATAATTTAGACGACGGGGATGTTGGTCGTGCCGCACACCAACAAGAAGTCATTACCGCGTTGTTTAAAAAATTACTATCTCCAGTATTGTTAACCAATTCCGGACAAATTATTAATCAATTGGCGAATTCAGCTCAAACAAATATGAAGCTAGAAACGATTTCGACAATTCTTAATAATTATTTAGAAAGCGGAAGTGATCCAGGTTACACCATTCATTCTCAAGCGTTAAATGTCGAAGGTGAAATTCGTACCGATTCGTATGCAATGCCAGGATATGAATTGTGGATGGGTATTGTAGATGAAGATAGTTTGGAAACTGTAAAAGAAAACATTAAACGTGTTGAACAAGGTAAAGAACCAATTATTCAACAGCAAAATTTAGACACAAAACAAGGTGAATAA
- a CDS encoding peptidylprolyl isomerase has translation MTLPQLQEHVENSVKAIMHTTKGDITLRLFPEIAPKTVANFVGLAKQGYYDGIIFHRVISDFMIQGGDPTGTGMGGESIYGEKFEDEFSMDAYNFNGALSMANAGPNTNGSQFFIVSAKHVPANMLGQLEAGGWPKEAIEEYAKNGGTPWLDQRHTVFGQVIEGMDVVYSIESVEKNAQDRPLEDVKITSISIEE, from the coding sequence ATGACATTACCACAATTACAAGAACATGTAGAAAATAGTGTAAAAGCGATTATGCACACAACCAAAGGTGATATTACGTTACGCCTTTTCCCTGAAATTGCACCTAAAACGGTTGCCAATTTTGTCGGATTAGCAAAACAAGGATACTATGACGGTATTATTTTTCACCGCGTCATTAGCGATTTTATGATTCAAGGTGGCGACCCAACGGGTACAGGAATGGGTGGCGAATCCATTTACGGCGAAAAATTTGAAGATGAATTTTCAATGGATGCCTATAACTTTAATGGGGCTCTATCAATGGCGAATGCCGGTCCAAATACGAACGGCTCTCAATTTTTCATTGTGAGTGCGAAACACGTTCCAGCTAATATGCTAGGTCAATTAGAAGCAGGTGGCTGGCCAAAAGAAGCGATTGAAGAATACGCTAAAAACGGAGGCACACCTTGGTTAGACCAACGTCATACAGTATTTGGTCAAGTTATTGAAGGTATGGATGTGGTGTATAGCATTGAATCAGTAGAAAAAAATGCACAAGATCGTCCGCTTGAAGATGTGAAAATTACTTCTATTTCTATTGAAGAATAG
- a CDS encoding response regulator transcription factor, with protein sequence MKKILVVDDEKSIAEILKFNLVKEGYEVSVAFDGQEALDMVEKVAPDLMLLDLMLPKVDGLEVCRTVRQTHDFPIIMLTAKDSEIDKVLGLELGADDYVTKPFSNRELIARVKANLRRKTQSTTSEGEKETNRIDLGGLIIHEDAYIVSKNGKEIELTHREFELLHYLAKHLNQVATREDLLSTVWGYDYFGDVRTVDVTVRRLREKIEDVPSHPTWLMTRRGVGYFVKMNEQEN encoded by the coding sequence ATGAAAAAAATATTAGTTGTTGATGATGAAAAGTCAATTGCAGAAATTTTAAAATTTAATTTAGTAAAAGAAGGGTACGAAGTATCCGTAGCGTTTGATGGGCAAGAAGCGCTAGACATGGTTGAGAAAGTCGCGCCAGATTTAATGTTGCTAGACTTAATGTTACCTAAAGTGGATGGATTAGAAGTTTGTCGTACCGTTCGACAAACACATGATTTTCCAATAATTATGTTGACGGCAAAGGATTCGGAAATCGATAAAGTATTAGGCTTGGAATTGGGAGCAGACGATTATGTGACAAAACCTTTCTCTAATCGTGAATTGATTGCGCGTGTCAAAGCGAATTTGCGTCGGAAAACACAATCGACGACATCGGAAGGCGAAAAAGAAACCAATCGCATTGATTTGGGTGGTTTAATCATTCACGAAGATGCCTACATCGTATCCAAAAACGGCAAAGAAATTGAATTAACGCATCGTGAGTTTGAGTTGCTACACTATTTAGCAAAACACTTAAATCAAGTGGCAACCCGTGAAGATTTGTTGTCAACGGTGTGGGGATATGACTATTTTGGCGATGTACGAACAGTTGATGTGACGGTTCGTCGTCTGCGTGAAAAAATTGAGGATGTACCGAGCCATCCGACATGGTTAATGACGCGTCGGGGTGTCGGTTACTTTGTGAAGATGAATGAACAAGAAAATTAA
- a CDS encoding glycosyltransferase, with protein MSKVLSVVVPSYNAAQYLNETIPTMLAVNNSDALEIIIVNDGSQDNTSEVAHALKEQYPDVIRVVDKENGGHGSTINAGIDVAKGKYFKVIDADDWVDSKAFEQLINFLATHDVDEVITPYLEVYMGSDTTQLVASENVVEKQVYPYDEFLKIHGQLPQMHMVTIKTDILKNNHIRIGEKMFYVDMEYIMFPSPYIETVVYLNEVVYQYRLGTVTQSVSVGSFVRNRHMHEQVILRVVDFFNRYATDTYRKEVVKQRILTMVDRHAKVLLAMSDVQLAKREFIALEQRIKEKSEQMHADNPSKVVSFVRLGNYAGFNVMSVIVRLRNKLLKRQ; from the coding sequence ATGAGTAAAGTATTGAGTGTTGTTGTGCCGTCATATAATGCAGCACAATATTTAAATGAAACGATTCCGACGATGCTTGCGGTAAACAATAGCGATGCGTTAGAAATTATTATTGTGAACGATGGTTCACAAGATAATACGAGTGAAGTGGCGCACGCGTTAAAAGAACAATATCCCGATGTCATTCGTGTTGTGGATAAAGAGAATGGTGGGCATGGTTCAACCATTAATGCCGGAATTGATGTGGCAAAAGGTAAGTATTTTAAAGTCATTGATGCGGACGACTGGGTAGATTCAAAAGCGTTTGAGCAGTTGATTAACTTTCTAGCAACACATGATGTGGATGAAGTCATTACACCTTATTTAGAAGTGTATATGGGCAGTGATACGACGCAGTTGGTTGCATCTGAAAATGTCGTTGAAAAACAAGTTTATCCGTACGATGAATTTTTAAAAATTCATGGTCAACTACCACAAATGCATATGGTAACGATTAAAACCGATATTTTGAAAAACAATCATATTCGTATCGGAGAAAAAATGTTTTATGTGGATATGGAATACATTATGTTTCCATCGCCGTATATTGAAACTGTTGTGTATTTAAACGAGGTTGTTTATCAGTATCGTTTAGGTACCGTGACACAAAGTGTCAGTGTAGGTAGCTTTGTGCGCAATCGTCATATGCACGAACAAGTCATTTTGCGCGTTGTTGATTTCTTTAATCGTTATGCAACCGATACCTATCGTAAAGAGGTTGTTAAACAACGTATTTTAACCATGGTTGATCGTCACGCCAAAGTGTTATTAGCCATGTCTGATGTACAGTTAGCCAAACGCGAATTTATCGCTTTAGAACAACGTATTAAAGAAAAAAGCGAGCAGATGCATGCCGATAATCCGAGTAAAGTTGTCTCATTTGTACGTCTGGGGAACTACGCCGGATTTAATGTAATGTCCGTTATCGTTCGTCTACGCAATAAGCTATTAAAAAGACAATAA
- a CDS encoding MBL fold metallo-hydrolase — MSNWAMKVSMLASGSSGNVTFVETPTQQFLVDAGLSGKRIEKLLEQIGKSAKNINGIFVTHEHIDHIKGVGILARKYQIPIYANEKTWQVIEQSLGNLSLEQKMVFLPNSRMTIGDIDVCSFDVSHDAIHPQFYAFERNDEKFVMLTDTGYVPQRLKGELQNASLYLMESNHDVELLRAGRYPWSTKQRILSDKGHLSNEDGALAVGDMLGNKTKRIYLGHLSSENNMKSLAKTTVESVLKEMGKGVNHDFIICDTDPEVPTTLITL, encoded by the coding sequence ATGTCAAATTGGGCAATGAAAGTGAGTATGCTAGCCAGTGGGAGTTCAGGCAATGTTACATTTGTTGAAACGCCTACACAGCAGTTTTTAGTAGATGCTGGATTAAGCGGAAAACGTATTGAAAAATTATTAGAACAAATTGGTAAAAGTGCTAAAAATATTAATGGTATTTTTGTTACGCATGAACATATCGACCATATTAAAGGGGTGGGCATATTGGCGCGAAAATACCAAATTCCAATTTACGCCAACGAAAAAACATGGCAAGTGATTGAACAATCGTTAGGGAATTTATCGCTAGAACAAAAAATGGTGTTTTTACCAAATTCGCGTATGACTATCGGAGATATTGATGTGTGTAGTTTTGATGTATCCCACGACGCGATACACCCGCAATTTTATGCCTTTGAACGAAATGATGAAAAATTCGTCATGCTAACCGATACGGGTTATGTACCACAACGGTTAAAAGGGGAGTTGCAAAATGCCAGTTTATATTTAATGGAAAGCAATCACGATGTAGAATTGTTACGTGCTGGACGTTACCCTTGGTCGACAAAGCAACGCATTTTATCGGACAAAGGGCATTTATCGAATGAAGATGGTGCGTTGGCTGTCGGTGATATGTTAGGTAATAAAACAAAACGCATTTATTTAGGGCATTTAAGTAGCGAAAATAATATGAAATCATTAGCCAAAACAACGGTAGAAAGTGTATTAAAAGAAATGGGAAAAGGGGTTAATCACGACTTTATCATTTGTGATACAGATCCTGAAGTACCAACAACCTTAATTACATTATAG